The following proteins come from a genomic window of Rutidosis leptorrhynchoides isolate AG116_Rl617_1_P2 chromosome 10, CSIRO_AGI_Rlap_v1, whole genome shotgun sequence:
- the LOC139873526 gene encoding ubiquitin carboxyl-terminal hydrolase 23, translating into MATKALSLIDNNNNTISKLENPDAESSDKSPFRRIEFHLARKPFTGFSNGGSDGSFRLETLNPTASSSKSTQQSVGSGFVNVGGYSGKKRDGLEMDNGFDPELSFGITFRRIGAGLENLGNTCFLNSVLQCLTYTEPLAAYLQSGKHQSTCRKAGFCALCAIQKHVSRALQLSGRSLAPKDLVSNLRCISRTFRNSRQEDAHEYMVNLLESMHKCCLPNGVPSESQSAYDRSLVHKIFGGRLRSQVKCMQCNYCSDKFDPFLDLSLEILRADNLYKAFANFTAKEQLDGGAKQYQCQQCKQKVKALKQLTIHKAPNVLTIHLKRFGSHMSGQKIDKKIHFSSTLDLKPFVTGPYEGDLKYTLYGVLVHAGWSTHSGHYYCFVRTSSGMWYSLDDNRVIQVSEKRVFEQKAYMLFYFKDRKNFPSKKTTDAVHQKEKVVVNGTANGSNASKQSQMRIGSSIGSVNAFSPVAPKEAQTNTILSNGSLSGHKSSAPVGTMSNGLSIDASKEAQIKSLPSNGLLNGQKPLVTSGTESSVLTPVVPNETQTNTSENNRSLNGHESPINVGTVTNGFKTGAQEQTKKVEDSAIKTVAESNSKDTQKSKIEDVSVENALTVSCSNPVTTPVDTASKTVDEVHSKEIVVRDGLIKEVAVKFPDLPVLPKTERSTEQKASGKKSRTRVKNVLKCSLISMKFSSNIRMGTLLNQRKKKKHKRSKRAKSFKQENSVNEGPSCSVKSEAQVAVKAPFANIDEGPSSSDKVDAQKAVTPIENKFEDRVNKDSVVLAKGDCNGVSNGSQSSTQKDLVHMLTRGMDDRNIPRWDKDDSTPSQRRVTKRELTIGYIGDEWDEEYDRGKRKKVRMSQTEFDGKNPFQNIANERLKSHAEKQNSFNRSSSMMMKNKQFKKSRSGNGPYRI; encoded by the exons ATGGCTACTAAAGCTTTGAGCttgattgataataacaataatactatctCCAAACTTGAAAACCCAGATGCTGAATCCTCCGATAAATCTCCCTTTAGAAGGATTGAGTTTCATTTAGCAAGAAAACCCTTTACTGGATTTAGTAACGGCGGTAGTGACGGTAGTTTTCGGCTTGAAACGCTTAATCCGACGGCATCTAGCTCGAAAAGTACCCAGCAGAGCGTCGGGTCGGGTTTTGTTAATGTTGGTGGGTATTCGGGTAAGAAAAGGGATGGATTGGAGATGGACAATGGGTTTGACCCGGAACTCAGTTTTGGGATTACATTTAGAAGAATT GGTGCCGGTTTGGAGAATCTTGGTAATACGTGCTTTCTTAATTCCGTACTTCAATGTTTAACGTATACCGAGCCTTTAGCTGCATATCTACAGAGCGGAAAACATCAAAGTACTT GTCGGAAAGCTGGATTTTGTGCTTTGTGTGCTATTCAAAAGCATGTCAGTCGTGCACTACAATTATCAGGGCGATCATTGGCACCTAAGGATCTCGTTTCCAATCTACGAT GCATTTCAAGAACGTTTAGGAATTCGAGGCAGGAGGATGCTCATGAATACATGGTCAATTTATTGGAATCGATGCACAAGTGTTGTTTGCCTAATGGAGTGCCTAGTGAATCACAAAGTGCTTATGATCGAAGTTTGGTTCACAAGATATTCGGTGGCCGACTTCGTAGTCAG GTGAAATGCATGCAGTGTAACTATTGTTCTGACAAGTTTGATCCGTTCTTGGATTTAAGTCTTGAGATTTTAAGAGCAGATAATTTGTATAAGGCTTTTGCTAATTTCACCGCTAAAGAACAGTTAGATGGTGGGGCCAAACAGTACCAATGCCAGCAGTGCAAGCAAAAGGTCAAGGCATTAAAACAACTTACGATCCACAAAGCCCCAAATGTTCTAACTATTCACCTCAAACGCTTTGGTTCACATATGTCGGGCCAAAAGATTGACAAGAAGATCCATTTTAGTTCAACTTTGGACTTAAAACCTTTTGTCACCGGACCATAT GAAGGAGATTTAAAGTACACTCTATATGGTGTTTTGGTTCATGCCGGTTGGAGTACGCATTCGGGTCATTACTACTGCTTTGTTCGGACATCGAGTGGCATGTGGTACTCGCTTGATGACAATAGG GTTATTCAAGTGAGTGAAAAGAGAGTTTTTGAGCAAAAAGCCTACATGCTATTTTATTTCAAAGACCGAAAAAATTTTCCATCAAAAAAGACCACAGATGCTGTTCATCAGAAAGAAAAAGTTGTGGTAAATGGTACCGCCAATGGCTCCAATGCATCAAAACAATCCCAAATGAGAATTGGTTCAAGTATTGGGTCAGTTAATGCGTTCAGTCCGGTTGCACCAAAAGAGGCCCAAACGAACACCATTCTTAGTAACGGATCATTAAGTGGTCACAAATCTTCAGCTCCTGTTGGAACCATGAGCAATGGGCTTAGTATTGATGCTTCAAAAGAGGCCCAAATAAAAAGTTTGCCAAGTAACGGGCTATTAAATGGTCAGAAGCCTTTGGTTACTTCTGGTACCGAGAGTAGTGTGTTAACTCCTGTTGTGCCTAACGAGACCCAAACGAACACTAGTGAAAATAACAGATCTTTAAACGGACACGAGTCCCCAATTAATGTTGGTACAGTGACAAATGGGTTCAAAACTGGTGCACAAGAACAGACCAAAAAGGTAGAGGATTCAGCTATAAAAACCGTTGCTGAATCAAATTCAAAAGACACACAAAAGagcaaaattgaagatgttagtgttGAAAATGCTTTAACCGTCAGTTGCAGCAATCCAGTTACAACTCCTGTTGATACTGCGAGTAAAACAGTGGACGAGGTCCATTCTAAG GAAATTGTTGTGCGTGATGGTCTAATTAAGGAGGTGGCCGTTAAATTTCCGGACTTACCGGTATTACCAAAAACGGAAAGATCTACGGAGCAAAAAGCTAGTGGCAAAAAAAGCCGTACACGAGTCAAAAACGTTTTGAAGTGTTCGTTAATAAGTATGAAATTCAGCTCAAACATTCGTATGGGGACACTATTAAACCAGAGGAAGAAAAAGAAACATAAGCGAAGCAAACGGGCCAAGAGTTTTAAACAAGAAAATTCGGTTAACGAAGGCCCGTCTTGTTCGGTTAAATCGGAAGCACAAGTGGCGGTCAAAGCACCATTTGCGAACATCGATGAAGGTCCATCTTCTTCGGACAAAGTTGACGCCCAGAAGGCCGTAACTCCGATTGAAAACAAATTCGAAGATAGGGTTAATAAAGATAGTGTTGTGCTTGCAAAAGGTGATTGTAATGGTGTATCAAACGGAAGTCAATCGTCAACACAAAAGGATTTGGTTCATATGCTTACAAGAGGCATGGATGATAGAAACA TTCCTCGTTGGGATAAAGATGATTCGACACCATCTCAGAGAAGAGTAACAAAACGTGAACTCACTATTGGTTACATTGGAGATGAATG GGACGAAGAATACGATAGAGGAAAGAGAAAGAAAGTACGGATGTCACAAACTGAATTTGACGGGAAGAATCCGTTTCAAAATATTGCAAACGAGAGGTTAAAATCGCATGCAGAAAAACAAAACTCGTTTAATAGATCTTCTTCGATGATGATGAAAAACAAGCAGTTTAAGAAGTCACGATCTGGTAACGGGCCTTACAGGATATGA